One part of the Lycium ferocissimum isolate CSIRO_LF1 chromosome 8, AGI_CSIRO_Lferr_CH_V1, whole genome shotgun sequence genome encodes these proteins:
- the LOC132067089 gene encoding uncharacterized protein LOC132067089 yields MSSPAKDLSTLTVDELIRNLKTYAMKMSMQKEEKNEIKREKSLALKAAREDSSDDESELQYLTWRFHKLIRKIGGIQRMGSFSKNLKRNEYSCHRCGDPGHFAKECPLNKRNARDSSSESEEDDEKMNTSMVNLFEVKKNLKAYSQNKLRSLLGMPIDAYHALIVEKGALVHKIVILNSKETRCRCQLERYVGVNWRDKGTS; encoded by the exons ATGTCATCTCCGGCCAAAGATCTCAGCACATTGACTGTCGATGAGCTCATCAGAAACCTTAAGACATATGCGATGAAGATGTCTATGCagaaggaagaaaagaatgaaatcaaaaGGGAAAAGAGTCTAGCTCTCAAAGCGGCTAGGGAAGATTCAAGTGACGACGAATCAGAGTTGCAATATCTCACATGGAGATTCCATAAATTGATTCGAAAAATTGGTGGAATCCAGAGGATGGGAAGCTTCAGCAAGAATCTCAAAAGAAATGAATATTCTTGCCATAGGTGTGGAGACCCTGGCCACTTTGCTAAAGAGTGCCCTCTAAACAAACGGAATGCA AGGGATTCTTCCAGTGAGtctgaagaagatgatgaaaaaatgAACACATCAATG GTAAATCTTTTTGAGGTAAAGAAGAACCTGAAAGCTTACTCTCAGAATAAACTCAGGTCGCTGTTAGGCATGCCAATTGATGCATATCATGCCCTTATCGTTGAGAAAGGTGCACTCGTTCATAAAATTGTGATTCTGAACTCGAAAGAGACAAGATGTAGGTGTCAATTGGAGAGATATGTTGGTGTCAATTGGAGAGATAAGGGAACAAGTTGA